A single Brassica rapa cultivar Chiifu-401-42 chromosome A04, CAAS_Brap_v3.01, whole genome shotgun sequence DNA region contains:
- the LOC103865601 gene encoding WAT1-related protein At2g37460 isoform X1, which yields MEEVKKISCMKKAMPFILVILLQVGLAGMDILTKAVLNEGMSNYVLVVYRHGVAAIVMAPFAFYFDKAARPKMTPMIFFKITLLGLFEPVIDQNLFCLGMKYTTATFATALYNTLPAVTFVLALIVRLEKVKLRSIRSASKVIGTMTSVGGTMIMTLVKGPALDLFWTKGPSAQNTTGTDIHSSIKGAILVTIGCFSYACFFILYAITLKTYPTELSLTAWICLMGTLEGAAVALVMERGNPGAWAIGWDNKLLTVTYSGIVCSALGYYIGGLVMKTRGPVFVTAFSPLCMIVVAFMSSIIFAEQMYLGRALGAAVICAGLYLVIWGKGNDYKDASTNPTQTKLEIIGNEKDNVGHEIINMRKEGEQRIVVETV from the exons ATGGAGGAAGTGAAGAAGATTAGTTGTATGAAGAAGGCAATGCCATTTATTTTAGTGATATTGTTACAAGTAGGGCTAGCAGGAATGGACATTCTCACAAAGGCTGTCCTAAACGAAGGCATGAGCAATTACGTTCTCGTGGTTTACCGTCATGGCGTTGCTGCCATCGTTATGGCCCCGTTCGCTTTCTATTTCGACAA GGCGGCCAGACCTAAGATGACACCGATGATATTTTTCAAGATAACACTCCTTGGCTTATTCga ACCCGTAATAGACCAGAACCTATTTTGTCTTGGGATGAAATACACGACAGCTACATTTGCAACCGCCTTGTACAACACCTTACCCGCAGTTACTTTCGTCCTGGCCTTAATAGTAAGGCTTGAAAAAGTGAAGCTTCGGAGTATCAGGAGTGCTAGCAAAGTAATTGGAACCATGACTTCAGTGGGAGGAACCATGATTATGACACTTGTCAAAGGTCCAGCTCTCGACCTCTTTTGGACCAAAGGACCCTCAGCACAGAACACAACCGGGACCGATATTCACAGTTCCATCAAAGGCGCAATTTTGGTCACAATTGGTTGTTTCAGCTATGCATGTTTCTTTATTCTCTAT GCGATCACGTTGAAGACTTATCCGACCGAGCTCTCACTCACAGCATGGATATGCCTAATGGGGACATTAGAGGGAGCAGCTGTGGCATTAGTCATGGAGAGAGGAAATCCAGGTGCATGGGCCATTGGTTGGGATAACAAACTTCTTACCGTCACATATAGT GGGATAGTGTGCTCAGCGCTTGGTTACTACATTGGAGGACTGGTGATGAAAACTAGAGGTCCTGTCTTTGTAACAGCTTTTAGTCCTCTTTGTATGATTGTAGTAGCGTTTATGTCGAGCATCATCTTTGCTGAGCAGATGTATCTTGGAAG GGCTCTTGGTGCGGCAGTTATATGTGCAGGACTATACCTTGTGATATGGGGTAAAGGAAATGATTACAAAGATGCTTCCACAAACccaacacaaacaaaactaGAAATAATCGGTAACGAGAAAGACAATGTTGGTCATGAAATCATCAATATGAGGAAGGAAGGAGAACAAAGAATAGTTGTAGAAACAGTCTAG
- the LOC103865601 gene encoding WAT1-related protein At2g37460 isoform X2, translated as MTPMIFFKITLLGLFEPVIDQNLFCLGMKYTTATFATALYNTLPAVTFVLALIVRLEKVKLRSIRSASKVIGTMTSVGGTMIMTLVKGPALDLFWTKGPSAQNTTGTDIHSSIKGAILVTIGCFSYACFFILYAITLKTYPTELSLTAWICLMGTLEGAAVALVMERGNPGAWAIGWDNKLLTVTYSGIVCSALGYYIGGLVMKTRGPVFVTAFSPLCMIVVAFMSSIIFAEQMYLGRALGAAVICAGLYLVIWGKGNDYKDASTNPTQTKLEIIGNEKDNVGHEIINMRKEGEQRIVVETV; from the exons ATGACACCGATGATATTTTTCAAGATAACACTCCTTGGCTTATTCga ACCCGTAATAGACCAGAACCTATTTTGTCTTGGGATGAAATACACGACAGCTACATTTGCAACCGCCTTGTACAACACCTTACCCGCAGTTACTTTCGTCCTGGCCTTAATAGTAAGGCTTGAAAAAGTGAAGCTTCGGAGTATCAGGAGTGCTAGCAAAGTAATTGGAACCATGACTTCAGTGGGAGGAACCATGATTATGACACTTGTCAAAGGTCCAGCTCTCGACCTCTTTTGGACCAAAGGACCCTCAGCACAGAACACAACCGGGACCGATATTCACAGTTCCATCAAAGGCGCAATTTTGGTCACAATTGGTTGTTTCAGCTATGCATGTTTCTTTATTCTCTAT GCGATCACGTTGAAGACTTATCCGACCGAGCTCTCACTCACAGCATGGATATGCCTAATGGGGACATTAGAGGGAGCAGCTGTGGCATTAGTCATGGAGAGAGGAAATCCAGGTGCATGGGCCATTGGTTGGGATAACAAACTTCTTACCGTCACATATAGT GGGATAGTGTGCTCAGCGCTTGGTTACTACATTGGAGGACTGGTGATGAAAACTAGAGGTCCTGTCTTTGTAACAGCTTTTAGTCCTCTTTGTATGATTGTAGTAGCGTTTATGTCGAGCATCATCTTTGCTGAGCAGATGTATCTTGGAAG GGCTCTTGGTGCGGCAGTTATATGTGCAGGACTATACCTTGTGATATGGGGTAAAGGAAATGATTACAAAGATGCTTCCACAAACccaacacaaacaaaactaGAAATAATCGGTAACGAGAAAGACAATGTTGGTCATGAAATCATCAATATGAGGAAGGAAGGAGAACAAAGAATAGTTGTAGAAACAGTCTAG
- the LOC103865602 gene encoding uncharacterized isomerase BH0283 — MAIIMNKPVNYFMVDAFTESAFKGNAAAVCILEEDHERDDSWLQSLAAEFNVSETCFVTPISGHDGRFRLRWFTPSLEMDLCGHGTLASAYSLFSNGLVDSDKVEFVTQSGILTTKRVPDTSVKGGSFLVEMNFPVIPTCELYNSSDIKSMFSKALNGATIVDVRGTTKSTTDKFVSEKIVIELSSWEAVTELKPNMDEISKCPGKLIIVTAAAPEGSVYDFCSRFFSPRLGVDEDPVCGSAHCPLAHYWSLKMNKCDFFAYSASRRSGSLKVRYDKENQRVFLTGKAVTVMKGSILA, encoded by the exons atggCCATCATCATGAATAAGCCTGTGAACTACTTTATG GTTGATGCATTCACCGAGTCGGCTTTCAAAGGGAACGCAGCAGCAGTGTGCATTCTTGAAGAGGATCATGAGAGAGACGACTCATGGCTTCAGTCTCTAGCCGCAGAGTTTAATGTTTCTGAAACTTGTTTTGTGACTCCTATTTCTGGTCACGATGGTCGTTTCCGTCTCCGGTGGTTTACCCCTTCACTCGAG ATGGATCTTTGTGGTCATGGAACTTTGGCATCTGCTTATAGCCTCTTCTCAAACGGTTTGGTTGATTCAGACAAAGTCGAGTTTGTAACACAATCGGGTATACTTACAACCAAGCGGGTTCCAGATACATCAGTGAAAGGAGGATCTTTCTTGGTCGAAATGAACTTCCCTGTGATTCCAACTTGTGAGTTATACAACTCAAGTGACATCAAGTCCATGTTTTCCAAAGCCTTGAACGGAGCTACCATTGTTGATGTCCGAGGAACCACGAAGTCCACAACTGATAAATTTGTCTCCGAAAAAATCGTT ATTGAGCTTTCATCTTGGGAAGCTGTCACTGAACTAAAGCCAAACATGGATGAAATTTCAAAATGTCCAGGAAAATTGATCATTGTTACAGCTGCTGCTCCTGAAGGATCTGTATATGATTTCTGCAGTCGGTTCTTTTCCCCCAGATTAGGAGTGGATGAG GACCCTGTATGTGGAAGTGCACATTGTCCATTAGCACATTACTGGAGCCTCAAGATGAACAAGTGTGATTTCTTCGCTTATTCG GCTTCACGTAGGAGTGGATCACTGAAGGTTCGTTACGATAAGGAGAATCAGAGAGTTTTTCTCACTGGAAAAGCTGTGACTGTCATGAAAGGCTCTATTCTAGCGTAA
- the LOC103865604 gene encoding uncharacterized protein LOC103865604, with protein sequence MSSVCGKLDFKGAGFEISASSPTRCSDGSKLSSHAGSDESQESDGDETGYINQTGDDESALESLPLKSSDDEENDENLTTTTPVILIPAIKGSREKHGLLLRKTSVTWADDVYDPPPSIASHTRHKKPQQQKSKSKDSSHRKTGKKGQKNKDSSSSSRGGKNKKQASRKQHSCEKFDWVTQMPIVAASS encoded by the exons ATGAGCTCTGTTTGTGGTAAGTTGGATTTTAAAGGTGCTGGCTTTGAGATCTCGGCTTCGAGTCCCACGCGGTGCTCTGATGGCTCGAAGCTTTCTTCGCATGCTGGATCTGATGAATCTCAGGAGTCTGATGGAGATGAAACTGGTTATATAAACCAAACTGGGGATGATGAATCAGCTTTGGAGTCTTTACCTCTCAAGTCTTCAGATGATGAAGAGAATGATGAGAACCTTACTACTACT ACACCGGTTATTCTGATCCCTGCCATAAAAGGCAGCCGGGAGAAGCATGGCTTGTTACTGAGGAAGACGAGTGTTACATGGGCGGATGACGTGTATGATCCTCCTCCTTCCATAGCCTCGCACACAAGACACAAGAAGCCGCAGCAGCAGAAATCCAAGAGCAAAGATAGCAGCCACAGGAAGACCGGAAAGAAAGGACAGAAGAACAAAGACAGCAGCTCTTCCTCTCGTGGTGGCAAGAACAAGAAGCAAGCCTCTCGCAAACAACACAGTTGCGAGAAGTTTGATTGGGTTACTCAGATGCCTATAGTTGCAGCATCTTCTTGA
- the LOC103865603 gene encoding arginine biosynthesis bifunctional protein ArgJ, chloroplastic — MMNSCYHTHFSSLKLPHFFTPKSFVASPRRELRVFSVTTTTEDASGNISAAPISLPEGSWKQVAGGVTAAKGFKAAGMYAGLRASGKKPDLALVTCDVDAVAAGVFTMNVVAAAPVVYCKKVLETSKTARAVLVNAGQANAATGDAGYQDMLDCVGSLATLLKVNPEEVLIESTGVIGHRIKKKELLEALPSLVNSMSDSVEQADSAAIAITTTDLVSKSVAVESQVGGTTIRVGGMAKGSGMIHPNMATMLGVITTDALVESDIWRKMVKVAVNRSFNQITVDGDTSTNDTVIALASGLSGSPFISSLNCKEATQLQACLDAVMQGLAKSIAWDGEGATCLIEVTVKGAETEAEAAKIARSVASSSLVKAAVYGRDPNWGRIAAAAGYAGVPFQMDKLRISLGEFSLMESGQPLPFDRDGASDYLKKAGEVHGTVTIDLSVGEGAATGKAWGCDLSYDYVKINAEYTS, encoded by the exons atgatgaattcGTGTTACCATACCCACTTCTCCTCCCTCAAGCTTCCCCATTTCTTCACCCCAAAG AGCTTTGTAGCGTCTCCACGGAGAGAACTAAGAGTATTCTCTGTAACAACCACCACGGAAGACGCGTCTGGTAACATATCAGCGGCTCCAATCTCTCTACCTGAAGGCTCGTGGAAACAG GTAGCTGGTGGAGTCACAGCTGCTAAAGGGTTTAAAGCTGCTGGCATGTACGCTGGGTTACGAGCTTCAGGGAAGAAGCCTGATCTCGCTCTCGTCACCTGTGATGTCGACGCTGTAGCTGCAGGGGTGTTTACAATGAATGTGGTTGCTGCTGCTCCTGTAGTTTACTGCAAGAAGGTTCTTGAGACTTCCAAAACG GCGCGTGCAGTGTTGGTTAATGCTGGTCAAGCCAATGCTGCTACG GGTGATGCTGGTTATCAAGATATGTTAGATTGTGTTGGTTCTCTTGCCACG CTACTTAAAGTGAATCCAGAGGAAGTGCTTATTGAGTCAACTGGTGTTATTGGCCACAGGATTAAAAAG AAAGAGCTTCTCGAAGCACTTCCATCGCTAGTCAACTCGATGTCAGACTCTGTTGAACA GGCAGATTCTGCTGCTATAGCAATCACAACAACTGATCTTGTAAGCAAGAGTGTGGCAGTTGAATCACAGGTTGGAGGAACCACAATTCGAGTTGGGGGTATGGCAAAAGGCTCAGGGATGATCCATCCAAACATGGCAACTATGCTAGGT GTCATCACAACGGATGCTCTTGTTGAAAGTGATATCTGGAGAAAGATGGTAAAGGTTGCAGTAAACCGAAGTTTCAACCAGATCACT GTAGATGGGGACACAAGTACTAACGACACGGTCATTGCTTTGGCGAGCGGGCTATCTGGATCACCTTTTATATCTTCTTTGAACTGTAAGGAAGCTACACAGCTTCAGGCATGCCTTGATGCG GTGATGCAAGGACTTGCCAAATCAATAGCTTGGGATGGTGAAGGCGCAACATGTCTCATTGAG GTAACAGTGAAAGGAGCAGAGACTGAAGCTGAAGCAGCGAAGATTGCACGCTCGGTGGCTTCCTCTTCACTTGTCAAA GCAGCTGTGTATGGGAGAGATCCGAACTGGGGACGCATAGCTGCAGCTGCTGGCTACGCCGGGGTTCCTTTCCAGATGGATAAGCTTAGGATCTCACTCGGCGAGTTCTCACTCATGGAGAGTGGTCAACCTCTTCCTTTTGACAG GGATGGAGCTAGTGACTACCTCAAGAAAGCTGGCGAGGTTCATGGAACTGTTACAATTGATTTATCAGTGGGTGAAGGTGCAGCCACCGGAAAGGCGTGGGGGTGTGATCTTAGCTATGACTATGTCAAGATCAATGCTGAGTATACCTCCTGA
- the LOC103865605 gene encoding uncharacterized protein LOC103865605 has protein sequence MGEEEEEGAVSLEGAVLKRERLCVEGEEEESPNKKQAKEPSNDDIVSEISNPVSSPVENTSRFHPVKSGSGDFGSEETVSDEERSGNEQFVLEIPKHLSSTGVTRITFKLSKQKKEHAWDEKSPKLPKLPKKKVVASTSYPSNVKKLLATGMLDGAPVKYISLPRVRELQGVIHSGGYLCGCTNCNFSKQRVLSAYEFELHAGAKTKHPNNHIFLENGRAVYSIVQELKTAPHGVFEDVIRNVAGSALCEEGLQAWKASFEQSNSISDRNRIMEHSSVSYNGQSHDESQNLTPCSLTPYSLENHYYREKTYETDALYEPKRIAKKKVTSHVSGTGCHKKVTEGSNRKRDNDLHRLVFMPNGLPDGTELAYYVKTQKLLAGYKQGNGIVCSCCNKEISPSQFEAHAGMAGRRQPYRHIFISSGLSLHDIALSLANGQVITTGDSDDMCSICGDGGDLLLCAGCPQAFHTACLKFQSMPEGTWYCSSCSDGSVSSKKATANGPSGNSKPILIRLSRVVKAPESEIGGCVFCRSHDFSIGRFDERTVILCDQCEKEYHVGCLRENGLCDLKEIPQEKWFCCNGCSRIHTAVQSSVSCGPQTIPGPLSEMIRRKDREKGIITEDGDTVEWRILSGKSRYPEHLPLLSRAAVIFRECFDPIVAKSGRDLIPVMVYGRNISGQEFGGMYCLVLIVNSLVVSAALLRIFGQQVAELPMVATSREYQGRGYFQGLFACVENLLSSLNVENLVLPAAEEAESIWTNKFGFTKMTEQQLQNYQKEVQLTVFKGTSMLEKKVPKSLSESTALI, from the exons atgggagaagaagaagaagaaggagcagtTTCTCTGGAAGGAGCCGTGCTGAAAAGGGAGCGCCTTTGCgtcgaaggagaagaagaagagtctcCCAAcaagaaacaagccaaggagcctTCCAACGACGACATCGTCTCGGAGATTTCGAACCCCGTCTCTTCTCCCGTCGAAAACACCTCCCGTTTCCACCCGGTTAAGTCCGGTTCTGGTGACTTTGGGTCCGAGGAGACCGTGAGCGACGAAGAACGCAGCGGGAACGAACAGTTTGTGCTGGAGATTCCGAAGCATCTTAGCTCCACGGGAGTCACGAGGATCACGTTTAAGTTGAGTAAACAAAAGAAGGAGCATGCATGGGATGAGAAGTCTCCGAAGTTACCGAAGTTGCCGAAGAAGAAGGTTGTTGCTTCTACAAGCTACCCGTCTAATGTGAAGAAGCTTTTGGCGACGGGTATGCTCGACGGTGCTCCAGTGAAGTATATTTCACTCCCGCGAGTG AGAGAGCTTCAGGGAGTGATCCATTCGGGTGGGTATTTGTGTGGCTGTACCAATTGCAATTTCTCGAAA CAAAGGGTTCTCAGTGCGTATGAGTTTGAGCTGCACGCTGGTGCAAAGACCAAGCATCCTAATAATCATATATTTCTGGAGAATGGAAGGGCGGTGTATAGCATAGTTCAAGAGCTGAAGACTGCTCCTCACGGTGTTTTCGAGGATGTGATAAGGAATGTGGCTGGTTCTGCTCTGTGTGAGGAGGGCTTACAAGCTTGGAAAG cAAGTTTCGAACAGAGTAATAGTATTTCTGACAGGAACCGTATCATGGAACATTCCTCTGTCAG TTATAATGGTCAATCTCATGATGAAAGTCAGAACCTTACTCCATGCTCTCTTACTCCATACTCGCTGGAAAATCATTATTATCGAGAGAAAACATATGAAACAGACGCATTATATGAGCCGAAGCGGATAGCAAAGAAGAA GGTTACTTCTCATGTATCTGGTACGGGTTGCCATAAGAAAGTTACTGAAGGAAGCAATAGAAAAAG GGACAATGATTTACATCGGTTGGTGTTTATGCCCAATGGGTTGCCGGACGGGACTGAATTGGCCTACTATGTGAAAACGCAG AAACTTCTAGCGGGTTACAAGCAAGGAAATGGTATAGTATGTAGCTGCTGCAATAAAGAG ATTAGTCCTTCGCAATTCGAAGCACATGCTGGAATGGCTGGTAGACGACAACC CTATCGTCATATCTTTATCTCTTCCGGATTGTCTTTGCACGATATAGCCTTATCGTTGGCAAATGGACAAGTCATCACAACCGGTGACAGTGATGACATGTGTTCTATATGTGGGGATGGTGGAGATTTACTGCTTTGTGCTGGATGCCCTCAAGCATTCCATACAG CTTGTTTAAAATTCCAGTCTATGCCTGAAGGTACATGGTACTGTTCGAGCTGCAGTGATGGATCTGTATCTAGTAAAAAGGCTACTGCTAATGGTCCTTCTGGCAACTCTAAGCCTATACTCATAAGACTGTCTAGAGTCGTTAAAGCTCCAGAAAGCGAAATTGGAGGCTGCGTGTTCTGCAG GTCCCATGATTTTAGCATCGGAAGATTTGATGAAAGGACTGTTATTCTATGTGACCAG TGTGAGAAAGAGTACCATGTTGGTTGTCTTCGAGAGAATGGGCTCTGTGATTTAAAA GAAATACCGCAAGAGAAATGGTTCTGCTGTAACGGCTGCAGCAGGATTCACACGGCAGTTCAGAGTTCTGTGTCATGTGGGCCACAAACTATTCCTGGACCTCTGTCAGAAATGATACGCAGAAAAGACAGAGAAAAAGGAATAATTACAGAGGATGGGGATACAGTCGAATGGAGGATACTTAGTGGAAAAAGTCGATACCCAGAGCATCTGCCTTTACTTTCACGAGCGGCTGTTATCTTCAGG GAATGTTTTGATCCCATTGTTGCGAAGTCTGGTCGTGATCTCATTCCTGTCATGGTGTATGG GAGAAATATATCAGGTCAGGAGTTTGGAGGAATGTACTGTTTGGTCCTGATTGTAAA TTCTCTTGTTGTGTCTGCTGCGCTGCTGAGAATTTTTGGTCAGCAAGTTGCTGAACTTCCTATGGTAGCCACAAGCAGAGAGTACCAAGGAAGG GGCTACTTCCAAGGGCTGTTTGCTTGTGTGGAgaatcttctttcttctctaaATGTTGAGAACCTGGTCCTTCCAGCAGCTGAAGAAGCCGAGTCTATATGGACAAATAAGTTTGGCTTTACAAAGATGACTGAGCAGCAA ttgCAGAATTACCAAAAGGAAGTGCAGCTTACAGTCTTCAAAGGAACCTCAATGCTGGAGAAGAAAGTACCAAAGAGTCTATCAGAATCAACAGCTCTCATCTGA
- the LOC103865606 gene encoding short-chain dehydrogenase TIC 32 B, chloroplastic, with translation MGIYGMVTGKAGKSGFGSASTAEDVTQSIDANHLTAIITGGTSGIGLEAARVLGLRGAHVIIAARNTKAANESKEMILKMNPNARIDYLQLDLSSIKSVRSFVHQFLALNLPLNILINNAGVMFCPFQLTEDGIESQFATNHIGHFLLTNLLLDKMKSSARESGIEGRIVNLSSVAHTYTYTEGIKFDSINDPDTYSEKKAYGQSKLANLLHSNALSRKLQEEGVNITVNSVHPGLVTTNLFRHSGLGMSVFKAMSFFLWKNIPQGAATTCYVALHPSLKGVTGKYFADCNITTPSKFATDKSLADELWDFSIKLIDSLPN, from the exons ATGGGAATATATGGAATGGTGACTGGAAAAGCGGGAAAGAGTGGATTTGGATCAGCTTCAACAGCTGAAGATGTCACTCAGTCCATTGATGCCAATCATCTCACTGCCATCATTACag gTGGAACAAGTGGGATTGGATTGGAAGCAGCAAGAGTGTTAGGATTGAGAGGTGCTCATGTGATTATCGCTGCAAGAAACACAAAAGCAGCTAATGAATCTAAAGAGATGATTCTCAAGATGAACCCTAATGCACGTATTGATTATCTTCAACTCGATCTCTCTTCCATCAAATCCGTCAGATCCTTCGTCCATCAGTTTCTTGCCCTTAATCTCCCTCTCAACATACTCAT AAACAATGCAGGTGTTATGTTTTGTCCTTTCCAGCTCACTGAAGATGGGATTGAGTCACAGTTCGCAACAAACCACATTG GTCATTTTCTGTTGACTAATCTGCTGCTGGACAAGATGAAGAGTAGTGCTAGAGAAAGTGGAATTGAAGGAAGGATTGTGAATCTGTCATCTGTTGCTCATACTTATACTTACACCGAAGGTATCAAGTTCGACAGCATCAACGACCCTGATAC ATATTCGGAGAAGAAGGCTTATGGACAATCAAAACTGGCAAACTTATTGCACTCTAATGCACTCTCTCGCAAACTACAG GAAGAAGGTGTGAACATCACAGTAAACTCGGTACACCCTGGACTTGTCACTACTAATCTCTTTCGCCACTCCGGTTTAGGAATGT CGGTCTTCAAGGCTATGAGTTTCTTCTTGTGGAAGAACATACCTCAGGGAGCAGCAACAACATGTTACGTAGCACTTCATCCTAGTCTGAAAGGCGTCACCGGAAAGTACTTCGCTGACTGTAACATCACCACTCCGAGCAAATTCGCCACCGACAAATCTCTTGCCGATGAACTTTGGGATTTCAGTATCAAACTCATCGATTCTCTTCCTAACTAA